gaactagtactgtggtttaaaaaaatattaatgttttattaaaatggcctggagattgtataactaaaaaaaattaaaacctttTAATTTTTTGCAAACATAgaaagttgtgtgtgtgtttttttttttttttttgttgaccctcactataacgccacccttgcttattgcctgtttttgcccatggcccttacctggcggtataaagagggttgactgtataaCTTATTGCAGGTCATGAAAAAAAGTAAGACGGAGATTCATAAATTGTGAAAGCAAACAACTTCCTAGCTTTCCCCAAAGCAAAACAGCCTCTTTGTAATCCAATAGTAATGTAACGGCAGTGTCAAATGAATTGTACATTGTACCTATCATTGCAGATGTACTAATCATTTTGGAAACTAATGTAAATGTTTAGTCTGCATGGTCTCCCAAACTCTTACAGCAAAGCAGCAGTTCAATAAGAATCTTTGAGTCTGAaaacttgttatttttgtttaaaaagtggTTTATTTTGGGGGAAAACCTGATGAAATGAGGTTACCACTATTTAGTTAGCTAGTGGAATGTCTACGACTCCTGACATCTCCTACAGACGGCAGCAGTCTTTCCTTCCTATGATTCCAGCATTTGTTTTTGCCACTAGACAAAACTTGGCTGGTCTGAGGCCTGGAATGTCAACAGTTTGTTCCTATATTGGAAAGAGAGGTTGTTGGCTTTTACCTCTCGGCATCTGATGCCAAGTTTTTTTGGGATGTTATTGAACTAAGTGGTGAACAAAGTGTAGGAGAACGTACTATTCAGAAATGTATAATAAGAACAGTATAAACAGTAAACGTTATGTTAATTAAAGAGACTACAGAACACTGAGCAATAAACAGTCCGTTTTGAGCACACAGTTTTTCTTATCCAGAAATCGAATATTTCAAGACGACAAAACAACAAGACCCTCCTCTTAAACACATTGCAAACATTTATATTGGATGCATGTCCCAGACCAATGTGGTTATGCTTCTTAAGTAATATTTCTGAAAATATAAATTGCTTCTACTTTTCTCAGAGGGCATGCCAATACTAGCTGTGGtaaattctgaaaaaaagaaaatgcattcagAAGCCTGCATTGCTGTGTCAATGCCAGCCTGTTTTAAAATCCTAAATGTGTAAATGTAAGGAAGGCGGTTGTTTTATTGGTAACTCAAAACTCATTCGCTGACTACTTAGGGAGAGACAGATGGTGGGATAATCCGAGCAATGGCATGAAAGTCGATCCCCCATGTATAGAGTGGGTAAATATATTTCTTTGGAGAAGCATTGACCGCACACGGAGCGTCATTTCTCAACATGTCTGTGGTGGCTTGTGGGTTTCCTGTTTGTTAATCTCATTGTCCAGGATATCAACTGTGGAAGCTTTCCTTATTTAATGTAAACTTCCATCATCGTGCCAGCAGAAGGATGCAGTTATTTTCCGCTGTACAGCATGCAACAATCTCAGTTTTATAGGAGACAGGTGGAAGTCACGTGGTTGTTGCATTCATTTCAACATCATTCCCTGAATTTGACGTACAACAGTCAGCTGCTTGAAAACACACACTAACAGATAAACCAACAGGATAAATAGCATACTGTTGTCACACAAAAATGTTTTCTTCAGCTGATCTTCTCACAGCTTCTATGGTTCATTTGTTCGCGTTAGAATAGATAAATAATTTTACAGATATCTGCAGAAGGTTACAGACTCTTTTAACACAGCAGACATGTATTTAGATCTTGGAAAATACTCAGAACTGCAGATCACTCTAGTAGTGAAGGAAAGATACAACTCCACATGATACAACTATTAAATTGGTTGTCTTAGAGAGTTAAAGGTCCCATATACATTAGGGCTATGAAGATATACCAAGGTCGCTATACGCTACATGTTACTGTCTTGATTGTCTACTTTGTGATTGGGTCCTTTGTTTGATGTCTAGAAAGATCATCAATCATGGACTAAATGAAATAGGAGAAGTACAGAATGTATTCATAACAACTGTAAATAACATGTATTCATCAATCGAGAACCATTCAGtgcaaaagtgtttattttttctctgCTCTGTACTTTCTATACTATGAGCAGTGTGACGGCCCTAGGCCAAAGGGAATTGTTTATCAAATGAGTACATTTACTTTACAAGGGAGTTCAGCTTTTATAATTGAGCAATATATTTGAGGTATTTTGAATGTATGACAAACAGCTGGAGTTTGCTCTCTACCATCTCTGCTTTGGGAAGGTTTACTGttaatcattaaaaaacaaaaccccacAGAACCCAACGCATTTTTGGCAGCAGAATGCTTTCCATGTAGTTAATCATTCTGTGTTACATTGGCAACTAGATTTTATCCAGCAGTATGAATCTTATTCAAGTAACAGACATCAGCTTACAGGGGTGAAAAGCGTAGATCCCCGGGGTACACCAGATTCAATCTAGACCTTGTAACCATTTCACACAGAGTTGGCTAGATCTGTTGCCCTCACTAATTCACTAGTATCTGTGTGCGTATACAGTTTCTGATGGTTTTAACAATATTGCGCACAGATAAATTACTAATGCTTGTAGTTGGCTTGAAAAGAACCATTTGCTTTTGAATGGGACAGAGATTATAATACTGTGCCGCTCGTTCATACAGTATACCAAAATGGCTCTACAgaaacactgaagacactgaaggGGTGGAAGTCAAAAGCCATTTTGTGCCATAACAGATAGGATTGTTCTCCCAAATGATTATTGTTGATGTTACAGTGGAAAGCCATTCGTCACATGCTATGATGGTTGATTACCCAAACTCATTTCACATAGTTGCCCAAGGCTGAATTCATACCTGCAGAGAAGAGGGATTGAAGTGCCACTACCAGTTATCGTAGACATGCAGTACTGTTGTCATGTTTTTGACAGGGGTTTGGTTTATCCTTTCATTATCTTGGAATTGGATTTGTATCTGACCTTAAGCGTTCCATCTGGATTCCATGCCTGATGGATTAGGAACAGCCTTCCTTTAGACTAGATAAATCGCTGGCTATGCAGCTATGCAGGTATACTTCACTTGCATGCATCTTCTTTGCTGAATAGGCTGTTCTATAACAGAGTCAGTTAGCCTGCCCATAGTTGTGATCTACTTGCTATAGATGTCTTCATTTCTATTCAGCCTTGCTTTTCATTTTAGCAAATAGACCATAACTAAGGATACGATTTTATCAAGGTCACGGAAAttgtgaaaatcgtgaatttgaaaaaaagtcagtgaaatcttggaaataaatgtaaaaacacatttggttaggcacttcctttatttcctttaaaaatgcagtatgtcatgcactgaaaatacaaatatgcaagcatctgtaaattgtttggttgtgtatgtacgcagcatttacatgtagctattgtaggtcagcgaatgagatttgtattttgtacctgagcgagcatgtaaatgaacacagatcgtatattactgtaaattctcggttgtgatcttcacatggATACAGCACttgttaattcttttttttaaacaaaaaagggggcttgcatctttaaaaaagattaatacttgcattttatttcatgaaactttctttcatacaatgtagtgtacccaagtagtcctgttgaaaataaatactttctctaaaactaaacattgctaaacaaaatacttcagactgccgttgaacatcttttttttattattatttactgcaaACTGTAGCTAAAacgagaggtttatctgttttgtttgtgtgtttttatttttaaaggggcagtgtTCTGTcggctactcagaaacaaccaatttaaacatctggttcttattattgaagaatatttatatactgtttcattttgaacgtaggaacaaaaacaattatttgacatgctgattttgtatatacaggtatatgtaCATTTACGCCGGATGCGTGCACAGTGAAAACCGTCTGTTTTGCTACACGGCCGGCATGAAAGCCTGaatcatacagtattaaaaaaagaaaaataacaatattacgttggtgtgaaaggaccttttaactaagttttgtactctaaagtaacatttaaacttacCAGAGGTCAAAAGCAGTAGTCTTTAAATTATTGGTTTtgatgtactatttaaaagctcttgtgtatgttgatgtagttaaacctacattatttggtggcctttccgtgaattcttttttttttttcgcctgtgaaatgtacaaaaaatcaCTGTGCCAAAATCGTATCCTTAATCATAACCTTCAAACTTTATTGATCAGTACTTGCGGAATTTGGATTGCTGAACCATAGCTGTCTCTGCGCTACTTTTCTAGAGATTCATTTTAATGCAAGTTCTTATTTTACTGCATGTACAGTATTGGGATTATTATTACCACTGTTACATGCCATATGAGAAGATGTGTTATTCACTGATCGTTCGCCAATTAAAAGAAGGGAAGGAAGGGACATACAAATGAATtaataaacacaattttaaataacaCCATTTTTGCAAAGATTGCAACATTTTGTGCATTGTCAAACTTGCTACTTTAAGTCTACACTCCAAAATAATATACATAATCTCAAACCATTccaacatttgaagacattgaaaaatacttttcCCAGTTTCTTAAATTACTAGTCGGAACGCTTGTCAGTGAAcgttagtttcttttagtatttctacttTAAGCATTGCAACCTGAGCAGCTTGCCCATTTCCCATGCACAGAAGGTTGTGTTTTGGATACATCACTACTTTGCCCTGCATGCGGAACACATAAAAGTCTCTTGCGGTTTGTACAGTTGTAATCACACCATACAATGTGTTCTGTATTACCACTGTTGACTGATAATGATCAACAGCAACCAACTCTGGCtagattaaaagaaaaatactaaaTCTTTGAGAAGAAGGATTCGCGTGAGCAGAAAACAACAACTTCATGCTGAGATATAATTATCTTTTAAATCACATTGCAATAACAAAATGTATCCACCAGATGCTGCAATCTGTTGATATATAGTGCTGTATCATTATAAaattgaccttttttttcttcttttcaatcTGCAGGTTACCTATTTGGGGAAGGTCACCTTAACAGGGACGCAGTTTTTAACAGGCTGCACTGAATCAGCGGTCATCGGCTTGTGGGAGCAGCATGCCCTTACCGAGGAAGATACTACTCCAGCCAATGCCATTCTGGAGATACGGCCCTTTCAGGTGCGGTTACACCACCTGGACGGCCGGAGAGAAGCGGCAGTCCACATGGACACCTACCAAGTGGCACGCATCGCCTACTGCACCGCGGACCACAACGTCAGCCCCAACATCTTTGCCTGGATTTACCGGGAGATAAACGACGACTTGACTTTCCAGATGGACTGCCACGCCGTGGAGTGTGAGAGCAAGCTGGAGGCCAAGAAACTGGCGCATGCCATGATGGAAGCCTTTAAGAAGACCTTTAACAGCATGAAGAGCGATGGCAGAATCCACAAAAGCAGCTCGTCGGATGAATTTCCTGAGGAATCTGCCACCGAAGATGACTGAGCACACCCATTAACGAACCAGCTGCAGCAGGAACACTGTGAGGATTTGAAATGGACAAGAGGGGATTCAAATGggctgggggaggggggagggggagatgtGGGGTGGAGGGGGGAGATGAGGAGAGGGTGttaaggggggagggggagaaaaAACTAAGAAAACGCTGCCGCTCTCTTGGATGACCGCCTTTCCAAATCAAAAGGGTGATTCAATACCTAAAGATATGCATCATTAAAGTAATTACATTCCTGTTTCAAAGCTGCTGTGCTGTAAATGTGCGAATAAGCTTTTTCTCTAAAGCTTGACAGTGCTCAGACTCTTGCCTTGACTCTAATGCGCTCCAATTTGGCTAATGAAATCCATCAAGCTATTGTGAAGAGTCTGCGGACCCAGCCTTAGACTTTGTCGTACAACAAAGCTGATATTCAGTAGCCAGAGAGCTGTGAAGACACGTGGGAGGAGGTTACAGAGACAGTATCCACCTTTTTAGACTGGCCTTTCCCTTCTGAAAAAATAAGGAAAACATTAccgatacagtatataaaaaatatatcgaaattacatttaaatgtttgcCATTTAACTTGGAGCAaattcagtgtgtttttttttgtaattttctttATAATGTcattatacaaaaataatgtttCTACAAAAATATAAAGCTTCTGTACTGAGGGTCAGTTAAAGTAATATCATACAGTTTTACACTGCTGTGGACTGGCACAACCAGATATACTGTTTTGGGTTTTGCAGTGTAGAATTATTTAAAAGACTGAAGCACTggtcacaagaaaaaaaaaattctaaggaAGCAGAGCAGACACTTCCAGTACATTAGATACACTGTAGGAAACATGTGTTATATTTTAGGAAAATCTAAACCAATTATGTCAAGTAAAAATAATTCATTAGAACACCATTcttattttatttgactttttctACTTTGCCACTACACTATAAAATGATTTCCTTTTCAGGTATTCAGACCTTACTCACATTGAGTCCCAGGCTGTGGGTACGAGGCTCAGGTAGTATcataatacctgctgcacaggaagttgATTTATAGTGTGGTGGCAGGATACA
The sequence above is drawn from the Acipenser ruthenus chromosome 12, fAciRut3.2 maternal haplotype, whole genome shotgun sequence genome and encodes:
- the LOC117417296 gene encoding PTB-containing, cubilin and LRP1-interacting protein-like; this translates as MRLLCWNSVSARITLDCSGEGESILYLQADVSWTKHHPKNSKRIAMWQPATERLQHFQTMLKTKLNVLTLRKEPLPTVIFHEPEAIELCSTTPLMKNRTHPGCKVTYLGKVTLTGTQFLTGCTESAVIGLWEQHALTEEDTTPANAILEIRPFQVRLHHLDGRREAAVHMDTYQVARIAYCTADHNVSPNIFAWIYREINDDLTFQMDCHAVECESKLEAKKLAHAMMEAFKKTFNSMKSDGRIHKSSSSDEFPEESATEDD